A segment of the Sphingobacterium oryzagri genome:
TATGTATTTTATTGATCATGTTGCTATTGTATATCCATCTAGAGAGAATCCCCTGGAGACGGGTGAATCCGGCTTATCAATTGCGGAAAACTTAGTATACAAAGTAGGTAAAACGCCTATCATTACTTTATTTTTAACATAAATTAACTACAATCTCCTTATCTTTGCGCTAATTTAGAGGATTGTTTACCCGAATCTTCGGTTGGAGCACGATCAAAAATAATGATAAATAAAAGGTTGCCGAAAATTGAATAAGAAAAAAATAATCAACGACCCTGTGTACGGATTTGTTTCAATTCCGTCGGCTTTCATTTTTGATCTTATCCAGCATCCGTTTTTACAGCGTCTCCGGTTTATCAAGCAGGTGAGTATGACACATTTGGTCTATCCGGGCGCGTTGCACACGCGTTTTCAGCATGTGGTGGGCGCGATGCACTTAACTTGTCTGGCTATCGATACGTTACGGAGTAAAGAGGTCGTTATCAGTGCGGAAGAAGAAGAGGCGGTCTTGGCCGCTATTTTATTGCACGACATTGGTCACGGTCCGTTTTCGCATTCGTTGGAACATACCTTGATTGAGGGTGTATCGCACGAAATGATCTCTTCGCTCTTGATGGATCGGCTCAACGACGAATTTGCGGGTAAACTGAATCTGGCAATTACCATATTCAACGATCGATACGATCGGAAGTTTTTCCATCAATTGGTATCCAGTCAGCTAGATACCGACCGGATGGATTACCTCAATCGGGACAGTTTTTTTACCGGCGTGTCAGAAGGAGTTATTTCCTTTGACCGGATAATCAAAATGCTGAATGTGCAAAACGGTGATTTGGTGGTAGAAGGAAAGGGCATCTATTCGGTGGAGAAGTTTTTGATTGCAAGGCGTTTGATGTACTGGCAGGTTTATCTGCACAAAACGGTTATCGGAGCCGAACAGATGCTGATCAAAATTCTGTACCGCGCGAAGGAGCTTAGCGCACAGGGTAAACATCTTTTTGCGACACAGGCTTTGCGCCATTTCTTGGTCAATAAGATCAGTAAAGATAATTTTCTGGATCGTCCGGATCATCTCGCCTGGTTTACGCGCTTGGACGACACCGATATCATGTCGGCCATCAAAGATTGGGTGTATGCCGATGATAAGATCTTGCAAATCTTATGCAAGAAACTGATGAATCGCGATCTTTTGCGCACAGAATTGCGTAGTGAGCCGTTCACTGCAGCGGAAATTGCGCATATCAAAGAGAAAGTGAAAGCTTATTTTCAATTTAACGACCAGGAGGTTGATTATTTTGTGTACACGCAGACCATTCAAAACAGCGCATATGAGCCGGGGTACGACAACATCAAAATACTGAATAAATTAGGTCACATTCAGGATATTACTGAAGCTTCAGACCTCTCCAATTTGGAAACATTAGCAAAACGGGTAGAGAAATATGCCATTTCATATCCTAAAGAAATTGGCTTCCCCTTGCACGAAGCTTAACAAATTGGTAAAAATTAATTAAGAAAAAGTATACATTTGTAAGATGCAATTTACTGCAAATCAAATAGCAACATTATTAGGCGGGTACGTTGAGGGAAATCCGGATGTTATTGTAAATCAGTTGGCTAAAATCGAGGAAGGAAACGAAGGTTCCCTTGCTTTTTTGTCAAATCCCAAGTACGAAAGCTTCCTGTATCAGACAAATGCTTCGGCTGTCATTGTTAATGAAGACTTAGCACTTCAAAAAACAGTTGAAACGACTTTAATTCGCGTAAAAGACGCTTATTTGGCGTTTTCAGAACTCCTAAAAATATATCACCAGCTTCGTAACGAGCGAAGTGGGATGGAAGAACCTTCTTTTATTCACGAGTCGGCTCAGGTAGGCAGCGACCTTTATTTAGGCGCATTCTCCTATATCGGTCGTGATGTAAAAATCGGAAACCATGTGAAAATTTATCCACAGGTATATATTGGTGATGGCGTCTCTATTGGTGACGATGTGGTTATTTTTCCGGGTGTAAAAGTATATTACGATTGCAAAATAGGTCGTAATGTGGTGTTGCACAGTGGTGTTGTTGTGGGAAGTGATGGTTTTGGCTTCGCTCCACAAAATGACGGCACATATAGTAAAGTACCACAGATCGGAAACGTGATCGTGGAAGACGATGTGGAGATTGGTGCCAATACCGTGATCGATCGCGCGACGCTAGGTTCTACGGTGATCAAAAAAGGCGTGAAGTTGGATAACCTGATCCAGATTGCGCATAATGTAGAAATCGGTACGCATACCGTGGTGGCCGCGCAGACGGGTATTTCCGGCAGTACCAAAGTGGGCGACCATGTGGTGCTTGGCGGGCAGGTCGGCATTGTCGGACATATACAAATCGCTTCGGGATCACAAGTGCAGGCACAATCGGGCGTAAACCGATCGATCGGTCAGGAAAATAAAAAATGGGGCGGCTCGCCTGCTATGCCATATAGTAGCAATCTGCGCTCGCAAGTGATCTATGGAAAATTGCCCGCGCTGGAACAACGGCTTACAGAATTGGAAGCCCGATTGAAAAAACTGTATGACGAAACGCAATAATTTGCTAAATAGTATATGTTAGATATGAATGTGAAACAAAGGACAATACAGTCCGAAATAGCTATTTCAGGAATTGGTCTTCACACGGGGAAAATAGTGAACATGACGATCAAGCCTGCGGCGGAATTCCATTGGTATAAATTTAAACGCGTAGATCTGGAAGGGCAGCCTGTTGTTGCGGTTGATGCGGATAATGTGACGGATACGTCCAGAGGCACAACGATTACGCAAAATGGCGCGTCGGTCAGCACGATCGAACACCTTATGGCTGCTTTTGTCGGTCTGCAGATTGATAATGCACTTATAGAGATAGATGGGCCGGAAGTGCCGATATTGGACGGTAGCTCCAAGATTTACTTGGAAAAACTGTTGGAAGTAGGCTTTGTCGATCAGGAAGCCGATCGCGACTACTATGAAATCAAAGATAATATCGCTTACGTAGAAAAAGATCGCAAGGTAGAAATTATTGCCATGCCCTTAGATGGCTATCGCCTTACCTGCATGATTGACTTTAACTCGCCGGTATTGGGCAGTCAACACGCAGCGATCAGTAATATTTCGGAATTTCAGAATGAAATAGCATCGTCCAGAACCTTTTGTTTCTTGCACGAACTGGAAAGTCTTTTAAACCACAACCTGATAAAAGGTGGCGACTTGTCCAATGCTATCGTTATTGTGGATAAAGAAGTGAGCAAGGAAGAACTGGATAAACTTTCGGGCTTGTTTAACAAATCGGTCGAGGTGGCCAACGAAGGAATCTTGAATAATATTCAGTTGCGCTACCAAAACGAGCCGGCGAGACATAAATTGCTCGATATGATCGGCGACCTGGCTTTGGTAGGGCGTCCGTTGAAAGGTCATATTATGGCTGCTCGCCCTGGACACGCTGCGAATGCGGCGTTTGCCAAGAAAATTAAAGCACAAATAAAACGAGATAGGAATCGAAAACATACAAAAGTTTACGATCCGAATATGACGCCTGTGTACGATACCGTGCAAATCATGAATATATTGCCACACAGGCAGCCATTTTTGATGGTTGATAAAATTTTGGAGCTTTCAGAAACACACGTTATCGGATTAAAAAATGTGACCATGAATGAAGATCTTTTTATGGGGCATTTTCCTGGTGCACCGGTATTTCCGGGCGTACTGCAGATTGAGGCGATGGCACAGACAGGTGGAATTTTGGTGTTGAATACTGTTCCCGACCCACAAAATTGGTTAACGCTGTTCCTAAAAATAGAAAATGCGCGTTTTAAA
Coding sequences within it:
- a CDS encoding HD domain-containing protein, which translates into the protein MNKKKIINDPVYGFVSIPSAFIFDLIQHPFLQRLRFIKQVSMTHLVYPGALHTRFQHVVGAMHLTCLAIDTLRSKEVVISAEEEEAVLAAILLHDIGHGPFSHSLEHTLIEGVSHEMISSLLMDRLNDEFAGKLNLAITIFNDRYDRKFFHQLVSSQLDTDRMDYLNRDSFFTGVSEGVISFDRIIKMLNVQNGDLVVEGKGIYSVEKFLIARRLMYWQVYLHKTVIGAEQMLIKILYRAKELSAQGKHLFATQALRHFLVNKISKDNFLDRPDHLAWFTRLDDTDIMSAIKDWVYADDKILQILCKKLMNRDLLRTELRSEPFTAAEIAHIKEKVKAYFQFNDQEVDYFVYTQTIQNSAYEPGYDNIKILNKLGHIQDITEASDLSNLETLAKRVEKYAISYPKEIGFPLHEA
- a CDS encoding bifunctional UDP-3-O-[3-hydroxymyristoyl] N-acetylglucosamine deacetylase/3-hydroxyacyl-ACP dehydratase, coding for MNVKQRTIQSEIAISGIGLHTGKIVNMTIKPAAEFHWYKFKRVDLEGQPVVAVDADNVTDTSRGTTITQNGASVSTIEHLMAAFVGLQIDNALIEIDGPEVPILDGSSKIYLEKLLEVGFVDQEADRDYYEIKDNIAYVEKDRKVEIIAMPLDGYRLTCMIDFNSPVLGSQHAAISNISEFQNEIASSRTFCFLHELESLLNHNLIKGGDLSNAIVIVDKEVSKEELDKLSGLFNKSVEVANEGILNNIQLRYQNEPARHKLLDMIGDLALVGRPLKGHIMAARPGHAANAAFAKKIKAQIKRDRNRKHTKVYDPNMTPVYDTVQIMNILPHRQPFLMVDKILELSETHVIGLKNVTMNEDLFMGHFPGAPVFPGVLQIEAMAQTGGILVLNTVPDPQNWLTLFLKIENARFKNQVTPGDTIIFHLELLEPIRRGIARMKGVGMVGDKVASEAELMAQIVKVKGN
- the lpxD gene encoding UDP-3-O-(3-hydroxymyristoyl)glucosamine N-acyltransferase; translated protein: MQFTANQIATLLGGYVEGNPDVIVNQLAKIEEGNEGSLAFLSNPKYESFLYQTNASAVIVNEDLALQKTVETTLIRVKDAYLAFSELLKIYHQLRNERSGMEEPSFIHESAQVGSDLYLGAFSYIGRDVKIGNHVKIYPQVYIGDGVSIGDDVVIFPGVKVYYDCKIGRNVVLHSGVVVGSDGFGFAPQNDGTYSKVPQIGNVIVEDDVEIGANTVIDRATLGSTVIKKGVKLDNLIQIAHNVEIGTHTVVAAQTGISGSTKVGDHVVLGGQVGIVGHIQIASGSQVQAQSGVNRSIGQENKKWGGSPAMPYSSNLRSQVIYGKLPALEQRLTELEARLKKLYDETQ